Proteins from a genomic interval of Nitrospirota bacterium:
- a CDS encoding DUF3786 domain-containing protein produces MNAIELYKKLPKKNCGRCSQKTCMPFALSVIKGEATLSDCPLLTADEIGEMKNSISRADWQEELIQSLRLKIQDVDLAALTADLGGVYRNNRLSMLCLGREFEIFPGGDIRTQGHITQWIKILLLHYINTHGKADLSGRWVSFSELKSGMVKATSFLREAENPLKELFETNYEKTAAGIRKLGAAQSGDFPTPNAWILFLLPKVPVVILYWPEEDEFTAKVKILFDKTADKFLDVESLMFLLEGLVKNIERDLSLDNRG; encoded by the coding sequence TGCAGCCAAAAGACCTGCATGCCCTTTGCCCTTTCCGTGATAAAGGGTGAGGCGACCCTGTCAGACTGTCCCCTGCTTACCGCAGATGAGATAGGGGAAATGAAGAATTCCATATCGCGGGCCGACTGGCAGGAGGAGCTGATCCAGTCTCTGCGTCTGAAGATACAGGATGTTGACCTCGCCGCCCTTACCGCGGATCTTGGCGGTGTTTATCGCAACAACAGGCTCTCCATGCTTTGCCTGGGCCGGGAATTCGAGATATTCCCCGGGGGAGACATACGGACTCAGGGTCACATTACGCAATGGATCAAAATTCTCCTGCTCCACTATATCAACACCCATGGAAAAGCTGATCTTTCGGGCAGATGGGTCTCGTTTAGCGAACTCAAAAGCGGAATGGTAAAGGCAACGTCCTTTTTACGCGAGGCTGAAAACCCCTTAAAGGAGCTGTTTGAAACCAATTATGAAAAGACAGCAGCAGGGATCAGGAAACTCGGTGCAGCGCAGTCAGGCGACTTTCCGACGCCGAACGCCTGGATCCTTTTTCTTCTTCCCAAGGTCCCGGTCGTAATCCTCTACTGGCCTGAAGAGGACGAGTTCACTGCAAAGGTGAAGATACTTTTTGATAAGACCGCAGACAAATTCCTTGATGTCGAATCTCTTATGTTCCTTCTTGAGGGACTCGTGAAAAATATCGAGCGGGACCTTTCCCTTGACAACCGTGGATGA
- a CDS encoding DUF1189 domain-containing protein, giving the protein MTQNKTTGIYSSIQAVYLSFYSRELYQDVARNWNGLCLPYLFFTLMLFWIPETMNMHRTVSDFLADEGPNYVEQIPVITIAKGEVSIKEEMPFTIYDKKNKTPFAIIDTTGKTTSLDNSPAHVLVTKNALIVRKDEKEVRSLPLSDVGDTTITKTLIYEWIEIIKNLILAVFFPLILLLSFGFHIMQVILLSFLGGNFAKYFHVNLGFRTLIRLSAVAFTPPLLLEAVHAILDIAYPYSSLMSFIIAAGYLYYAVGSNSEKMLNPIRNKP; this is encoded by the coding sequence ATGACACAGAATAAGACAACAGGGATCTATTCCTCTATTCAGGCAGTCTATCTTTCCTTTTATTCGAGAGAGCTGTATCAGGACGTTGCGAGAAACTGGAATGGGCTCTGCCTCCCCTATCTCTTTTTTACCCTGATGCTCTTCTGGATTCCGGAGACCATGAATATGCACCGCACGGTTTCTGACTTTCTTGCCGACGAAGGTCCAAACTATGTTGAGCAGATACCGGTGATAACCATTGCAAAGGGAGAGGTCTCGATCAAAGAAGAGATGCCCTTTACGATTTACGACAAGAAAAATAAGACCCCTTTCGCCATAATTGATACGACAGGAAAAACAACATCTCTGGACAACTCCCCCGCACACGTACTCGTGACAAAAAATGCGCTTATCGTAAGAAAGGATGAAAAAGAGGTGCGCTCTCTGCCCCTTTCCGACGTCGGGGACACGACCATAACCAAAACGCTTATCTATGAATGGATTGAGATCATCAAGAACCTCATCCTTGCCGTGTTCTTCCCTCTCATTCTGCTTTTATCATTTGGATTCCATATTATGCAGGTGATCCTTCTGTCGTTTCTGGGCGGGAATTTCGCAAAATATTTCCATGTCAACCTTGGGTTCAGGACGTTGATACGCCTCTCAGCGGTTGCCTTCACCCCGCCGCTGCTCCTTGAGGCAGTGCATGCCATTCTCGATATCGCGTATCCCTACAGTTCGCTGATGTCCTTCATCATCGCCGCAGGGTATCTCTATTATGCTGTGGGGTCAAACTCGGAAAAGATGCTCAATCCGATCAGAAATAAACCCTGA
- a CDS encoding MFS transporter, whose product MKRQLSDRSILATFTAGHVVDDIYMNALPPFLPVLIAGSGLSYASAGLLVTFFTLTSSVSQPFLGYAIDRYRARWVGALGLIWAGVFVGLMGMAKSYEMLLALATLAGLGPAMFHPQALSAISGISTGARGRVMSVFIIGGNIGFAISPVLIGALTSSLGQAGMFYIAVPGILMGALIWRLSSDLVRGSIREMHPFSFNDLRPAVVLIMVAVLRSWVYFSVLSYLPSYFVQAGSSVLRSNSLLSLMLLAGVAGQFAGGTLSDRFGRKQVTLASLLLAAPLLYAFLHTTGPVALVFLFCFGFSVMGSFSVTMVMMHEIMHRHIGMASGIMIGFALGIGGMGVMITGLMADSFGLFSAMNALVMVLIAAAVMTKFVPHGKPSS is encoded by the coding sequence ATGAAGCGGCAGTTATCAGACCGTAGCATCCTTGCTACGTTTACCGCAGGCCACGTTGTCGATGACATCTATATGAACGCACTGCCGCCGTTTCTGCCGGTGCTGATTGCTGGTTCCGGCCTGTCGTATGCTTCAGCCGGATTGCTGGTCACTTTTTTCACGCTTACCTCATCTGTTTCCCAGCCGTTTTTGGGCTATGCAATCGACAGATACCGGGCGAGATGGGTTGGAGCACTGGGTCTGATCTGGGCAGGCGTCTTCGTTGGGCTCATGGGCATGGCAAAGAGCTATGAGATGCTGCTTGCTTTAGCAACCCTTGCCGGCCTCGGTCCCGCCATGTTCCATCCTCAGGCGTTGTCGGCCATCTCCGGTATCTCAACCGGCGCAAGGGGGAGGGTCATGTCTGTTTTTATCATAGGCGGTAATATCGGTTTTGCGATAAGCCCTGTGCTGATAGGAGCGCTTACCTCGTCTTTGGGGCAGGCGGGCATGTTCTATATCGCGGTCCCCGGTATTTTAATGGGGGCTCTTATCTGGAGGCTTTCCTCAGATCTGGTCAGAGGCAGCATTCGGGAGATGCATCCCTTCAGTTTCAACGATCTCAGGCCTGCGGTCGTTCTTATCATGGTTGCTGTTTTGCGGTCATGGGTCTATTTCTCTGTTCTGAGCTATCTGCCGAGCTATTTCGTTCAGGCCGGCAGTTCTGTGCTGCGGTCCAACTCTCTGCTTTCGCTCATGCTTCTTGCCGGCGTTGCCGGGCAGTTTGCGGGCGGCACTCTTTCTGACCGCTTTGGCAGAAAACAGGTTACGCTGGCTTCTCTTCTGCTGGCAGCGCCGCTGCTGTATGCCTTTCTCCATACCACCGGTCCTGTTGCCCTGGTGTTTCTTTTCTGCTTCGGTTTTTCCGTCATGGGATCGTTCTCTGTTACGATGGTGATGATGCATGAGATTATGCACAGGCATATCGGCATGGCCTCCGGGATCATGATCGGGTTCGCACTCGGCATAGGCGGCATGGGTGTGATGATCACGGGACTTATGGCGGACAGTTTTGGTCTTTTCTCTGCGATGAACGCCCTGGTCATGGTGCTGATAGCTGCTGCCGTAATGACCAAATTTGTCCCTCATGGCAAGCCGTCATCCTGA
- a CDS encoding class I SAM-dependent methyltransferase codes for MSFVCPSWFSFILYNPVRKAFTDRSRVLDESCITPESVVLEIGAGNGFFTEAIAKRAKKVIAVELQPGMVRKLRKRAQRFAGAVEIVQEDIASVDLPHDMADVCLLYYSFHEIARKKEAASIIAETLRSGGVLSIYEPSVEVNRRAMEATVSIFRSLGFSLEKNHDTIFTRSALLRKP; via the coding sequence ATGTCCTTTGTCTGCCCCTCATGGTTTTCTTTTATCCTCTACAACCCGGTCAGGAAAGCCTTCACTGACCGGAGCAGGGTGCTTGATGAATCCTGTATAACACCGGAATCGGTTGTCCTTGAGATCGGCGCGGGAAATGGTTTTTTTACCGAAGCCATTGCAAAGCGGGCGAAAAAAGTGATCGCGGTCGAACTTCAGCCGGGCATGGTAAGAAAGCTCAGGAAGAGAGCGCAGAGGTTTGCCGGTGCGGTAGAGATCGTACAGGAGGATATCGCCTCAGTTGACCTGCCTCATGATATGGCAGATGTCTGTCTGCTCTATTATAGTTTTCATGAAATAGCGCGCAAGAAAGAGGCGGCTTCCATTATTGCCGAAACCCTCAGGAGTGGCGGAGTACTTTCTATCTATGAACCTTCAGTCGAGGTGAACCGCAGGGCTATGGAGGCGACCGTATCGATCTTCCGGTCCCTGGGGTTCAGCCTTGAAAAGAATCATGACACTATTTTCACGCGGTCTGCACTCCTGAGAAAACCGTAG
- a CDS encoding DUF3365 domain-containing protein, protein MTEENFLGFGSLISKSRRALFAWTVLLLVMFSYEAYDHWEDAEESALIAGRSLIEKDITYRKWNAQHGGVYALVTEKTPPNPYLTQIPERDIETPSGKKLTLINPAYMTRQIHELENAETGIRGHITSLKLLRPENRADDWEIGALKAFERGATEVASVEVLGGKKYLRAMHPLRTDKACLKCHAFQGYQEGDIRGAISASIPMQPFYAGMYKSMAKEGFLYFIYWLAGAGLILSRSQRQEKNAIALRQSEERYRTMVNNSPVCIHEIDINGRIISMNSAGLSMMGFHAERDVQGLLYLDAVSPEDRERIGGLLQRAYEGENGYFEFKSNGSQGQIYKSCFVPIINKQGVVEKLLGITEDITARKQAEKNLTDSEKMFRIMSSQFTALLNAIPDSITLLSSDYKILWANRVAGERIALDPLAMEGEYCYRLWFNRDEICEDCPARKSFQSGHTVEKHVLMQARKLEVRTVPVMGPDGVVNVIRVGRDITEHQKLEEQLRQSQKMESVGTLAGGIAHDFNNILSAIIGYGQLAAMKMEPDNPFRKNVENMLVAADKAAYLTQGLLSFSRRQMSIRKQVDLNTLLNKSEMFLRRVIGEDIEFRTNLHENSIMVSADPNQIEQILMNLATNARDAMPNGGILAVTTDQVRLDEGFSKRHGYGTPGRYGMITVTDNGIGMDEETRQRIFEPFFTTKEVGKGTGLGLAIIYGIIKQHGGFIDVYSEPGEGTAFKVYLPVAAAALQETAITEEPDCPEGGTETILLAEDDEILRKLSGSVLEEFGYTVIVAFDGEDAIHKFQDNKDRIDLLLTDLVMPKKSGKEVYDKLKKIKPAIKVIFASGYSPDTVRDKISLSDAAIVYKPISPMDLLKKVRETLDQNKCQRG, encoded by the coding sequence ATGACAGAAGAAAACTTCTTAGGCTTTGGGTCCCTGATCAGCAAGAGCAGACGTGCTCTATTTGCATGGACTGTTCTGCTCCTTGTCATGTTTTCCTATGAAGCGTACGATCATTGGGAAGATGCCGAGGAGAGCGCTCTCATTGCCGGCCGTTCTCTGATCGAAAAAGATATCACCTACCGCAAGTGGAATGCGCAGCATGGCGGCGTATATGCGCTGGTTACAGAAAAGACTCCGCCAAATCCCTATCTGACGCAGATACCGGAAAGGGACATCGAAACCCCTTCCGGGAAGAAACTTACCCTTATCAATCCTGCGTACATGACCCGTCAGATACACGAACTTGAAAACGCCGAAACCGGCATACGGGGCCATATAACGAGCCTTAAGCTGCTGCGTCCCGAAAACAGGGCTGATGACTGGGAGATTGGAGCGCTCAAGGCGTTTGAGCGGGGGGCGACCGAAGTAGCTTCAGTGGAAGTTTTGGGAGGGAAAAAATATTTGAGGGCCATGCATCCTCTCAGGACTGATAAGGCCTGCTTGAAGTGTCATGCCTTTCAGGGATATCAGGAAGGTGATATCAGGGGTGCGATAAGTGCATCAATCCCCATGCAGCCTTTTTATGCCGGCATGTATAAATCGATGGCAAAAGAGGGTTTTCTGTATTTTATCTATTGGCTGGCAGGGGCCGGGCTGATCCTTTCGCGGTCACAGAGGCAGGAGAAAAACGCCATAGCCTTGAGACAGAGTGAAGAGCGATATCGTACCATGGTTAATAACTCCCCGGTCTGTATCCATGAGATAGACATAAACGGCAGGATTATTTCCATGAACAGTGCGGGGCTTTCGATGATGGGGTTCCATGCTGAAAGAGACGTGCAGGGATTATTATATCTTGATGCGGTAAGCCCTGAAGACAGAGAGCGTATAGGGGGGCTTCTCCAGCGCGCGTATGAAGGGGAAAACGGTTATTTTGAATTTAAGTCTAATGGGTCGCAGGGACAGATCTATAAGTCATGTTTTGTCCCGATCATAAACAAACAGGGCGTTGTCGAAAAGCTCCTGGGAATTACGGAAGATATTACCGCTCGCAAGCAGGCAGAGAAAAACCTGACAGATAGCGAAAAGATGTTTCGCATTATGTCCAGTCAGTTTACCGCCCTGCTCAATGCTATTCCGGACAGCATTACGCTCCTCTCTTCCGATTACAAAATACTCTGGGCAAACCGCGTTGCGGGTGAAAGAATTGCACTCGATCCGCTTGCGATGGAGGGAGAATATTGTTATCGGCTCTGGTTTAATCGTGATGAGATATGTGAGGATTGCCCAGCCAGGAAAAGCTTCCAGTCCGGCCATACGGTTGAAAAACATGTACTTATGCAAGCCAGAAAACTTGAGGTCCGGACTGTGCCGGTAATGGGTCCGGACGGGGTGGTCAATGTAATACGGGTAGGCAGGGACATCACGGAACACCAAAAGCTTGAAGAGCAGCTCCGACAGTCCCAGAAGATGGAATCGGTCGGCACCCTTGCCGGCGGCATTGCCCATGACTTCAATAATATACTGAGCGCTATCATCGGGTACGGCCAGCTTGCGGCCATGAAGATGGAACCGGATAACCCATTCAGAAAGAATGTTGAAAATATGCTTGTTGCTGCGGACAAGGCGGCCTATCTTACGCAGGGGCTTCTTTCCTTCAGCAGAAGACAGATGAGCATAAGAAAGCAGGTGGACCTGAATACGCTTCTGAATAAAAGCGAGATGTTCCTGCGCAGGGTAATTGGCGAGGATATCGAGTTCCGGACGAATCTGCACGAAAACTCCATTATGGTATCTGCTGATCCCAATCAGATAGAGCAGATCCTGATGAACCTTGCCACAAATGCCAGAGATGCCATGCCCAACGGTGGTATCCTTGCGGTTACGACAGATCAGGTGCGGCTTGACGAGGGCTTTTCAAAACGGCATGGGTATGGGACGCCCGGGCGTTATGGCATGATCACTGTTACCGACAACGGTATTGGCATGGACGAAGAGACCAGACAGAGGATATTTGAGCCTTTTTTTACAACAAAAGAGGTTGGTAAAGGTACAGGACTTGGCCTGGCCATTATCTATGGCATTATCAAGCAGCACGGCGGGTTTATCGACGTATATAGTGAGCCTGGGGAGGGGACCGCTTTTAAGGTGTATCTGCCGGTTGCGGCCGCTGCGCTGCAGGAGACGGCAATTACCGAAGAGCCGGACTGCCCGGAAGGAGGCACCGAGACAATACTTTTGGCTGAAGATGATGAGATACTGAGAAAGTTGTCAGGCTCAGTGCTCGAGGAGTTCGGCTATACCGTAATTGTGGCTTTTGACGGCGAAGATGCTATTCACAAGTTTCAGGACAATAAAGACAGGATCGACCTGCTGCTTACCGATCTCGTTATGCCGAAGAAAAGCGGCAAAGAGGTCTATGATAAGCTTAAGAAGATTAAGCCCGCGATCAAGGTCATCTTTGCGAGCGGATATTCCCCTGACACGGTCAGGGACAAAATATCTCTCAGCGACGCTGCTATCGTTTATAAACCGATATCTCCCATGGATCTTCTGAAGAAAGTCCGTGAAACGCTGGATCAAAACAAATGTCAACGAGGATAA
- a CDS encoding chemotaxis response regulator protein-glutamate methylesterase encodes MGINKKIKVLIVDDSAVVRQTLSEILSSDPGIEIMATAADPIIAAERMRDEIPDVITLDVEMPRMDGLTFLQKLMSQHPIPVVMCSSLTEQGSETALRAMEYGAVEIIQKPRMGTKQFIEESRLRICDAVRAASVARVKLISKTPMKVTPKLTADAVIEKASSKSMIQTTEKVVVVGASTGGTEALRVFLESFPADSPGIVIVQHMPEHFTTAFSKRLDSLCQITVKEAEDNDTVIRGRALIAPGNFHMLLKRSGARYYVEIKEGPLVSRHRPSVDVLFRSAARYAGKNAVGVIMTGMGDDGAKGMREMKDAGAYTIAQDEATSVVFGMPKEAIKMGGVDKVLPLDRISYDVIRNCQ; translated from the coding sequence ATGGGTATAAATAAAAAAATAAAAGTACTTATCGTGGATGACTCTGCTGTTGTTCGCCAGACGCTTTCAGAGATACTGTCGTCAGACCCCGGCATCGAGATCATGGCAACCGCAGCAGATCCGATTATTGCCGCGGAGCGGATGCGCGATGAGATACCCGACGTTATTACGCTTGATGTAGAGATGCCCCGCATGGATGGGTTGACCTTTCTGCAGAAACTGATGAGCCAGCATCCGATACCGGTAGTCATGTGCTCGAGCCTGACGGAACAAGGTTCGGAGACAGCGCTCAGGGCGATGGAATACGGCGCAGTCGAGATCATTCAGAAGCCCCGAATGGGGACCAAGCAGTTTATCGAGGAATCACGCCTGCGTATTTGCGATGCTGTCAGGGCTGCTTCAGTGGCTCGCGTTAAGCTCATATCAAAGACTCCGATGAAAGTGACACCCAAGCTTACCGCTGATGCTGTTATCGAAAAGGCATCCTCGAAGTCCATGATCCAGACGACCGAAAAAGTGGTTGTTGTCGGCGCATCCACCGGCGGTACAGAGGCGCTCAGGGTCTTCCTTGAATCGTTTCCTGCTGACAGTCCGGGTATCGTTATCGTGCAGCATATGCCTGAGCACTTTACCACCGCATTTTCAAAGCGTCTCGATTCGCTCTGTCAGATTACCGTGAAAGAAGCGGAAGACAATGATACGGTCATCCGCGGGCGCGCGCTCATTGCGCCGGGCAATTTTCATATGCTTCTGAAACGCAGTGGTGCGAGATACTATGTCGAGATAAAAGAAGGCCCTCTTGTCAGTCGTCATCGCCCGTCTGTCGATGTACTTTTCAGATCAGCGGCACGGTATGCAGGCAAAAACGCGGTTGGCGTCATCATGACCGGCATGGGGGACGACGGTGCAAAGGGTATGCGGGAGATGAAGGATGCCGGTGCTTACACGATTGCCCAGGACGAGGCAACGTCGGTGGTTTTCGGTATGCCAAAAGAGGCTATTAAAATGGGTGGGGTCGATAAGGTCCTTCCCCTTGACCGGATAAGTTACGACGTGATCAGAAATTGTCAGTAA
- a CDS encoding chemotaxis protein CheD: protein MKAPVTDLPAVYLKPGELYITDSPTVVTTVLGSCVSVTMFCPRLKIGAICHGLLPNCKDDKPCDNSCGNAFRYVDCSIRLMLGKIRGYGIGDHEMEVKLFGGADMFSPLDEGRKANTIGNLNIQAAIRILDAEKLQILKADIGGMQGRKILFYTHTGEVFLKRVRRTELEESNV, encoded by the coding sequence ATGAAGGCGCCGGTAACTGATCTTCCTGCCGTATATCTCAAGCCCGGAGAATTATATATCACTGACAGCCCGACGGTTGTCACGACAGTGCTCGGGTCATGCGTATCGGTGACCATGTTCTGTCCCCGGCTGAAAATAGGCGCGATATGCCACGGTCTTCTTCCAAACTGCAAGGATGACAAGCCTTGTGACAACAGTTGCGGAAATGCTTTCAGATACGTTGATTGTTCCATAAGGCTTATGCTTGGCAAAATCAGAGGATATGGGATCGGCGACCATGAAATGGAGGTCAAGCTCTTTGGTGGTGCCGATATGTTTTCACCGCTGGACGAAGGCCGAAAAGCTAACACGATCGGCAATCTGAACATTCAGGCTGCCATCAGGATACTCGATGCAGAGAAGCTGCAGATCCTGAAGGCCGATATAGGCGGCATGCAGGGCCGGAAGATCCTGTTTTATACCCATACAGGAGAAGTATTCCTGAAACGGGTCAGAAGGACTGAGCTTGAAGAATCGAACGTATAG
- a CDS encoding protein-glutamate O-methyltransferase CheR — protein MKEQNTEYNPQTFTAVMSNRDFSRLSEVIYHECGIKMSDAKKVMLEARLRKRLRELCMKSFAEYCDYLLSPKGIENELFQMINEVTTNKTDFFREPRHFEYLVNTVLPELLRMTDLRTRRSLNIWSAGCSTGEEPYTLAMVMSEAVLQYPGLSFMILATDISTKVLEKAVRAVYEMERVETVPLEMKKKYLLRSRNKSSDLVRMSPKLRSLVRFRRLNFMEGDFGMREPMDVIFCRNVIIYFDRQTQEKLINRFCEHLAPGGYLFMGHSETLNGLNVPLVSVGSTVYRKPL, from the coding sequence ATGAAAGAGCAGAATACAGAATACAATCCGCAGACCTTTACGGCAGTCATGTCGAACCGTGACTTCAGCCGTCTGAGCGAGGTCATCTATCATGAATGCGGCATAAAGATGAGCGATGCCAAAAAGGTCATGCTTGAGGCAAGGCTCAGGAAAAGGCTGAGAGAACTCTGCATGAAATCCTTTGCAGAATACTGTGACTATCTGCTCAGCCCGAAGGGTATCGAAAATGAGCTCTTTCAGATGATCAATGAGGTCACTACAAACAAGACCGATTTTTTCAGGGAGCCGAGGCATTTCGAATATCTCGTAAATACGGTGCTGCCTGAGCTTTTACGTATGACCGATCTCAGAACCCGTCGCAGTCTGAATATCTGGTCTGCAGGCTGCTCAACAGGAGAAGAACCCTATACCCTGGCGATGGTCATGAGTGAGGCGGTTTTGCAGTATCCGGGACTGAGCTTTATGATTCTTGCGACAGATATTTCGACCAAGGTCCTTGAGAAGGCGGTCAGGGCAGTATATGAGATGGAGAGGGTCGAGACCGTTCCGCTGGAGATGAAGAAGAAATATCTCCTGAGGAGCAGGAACAAAAGCAGTGATCTGGTGAGGATGTCACCGAAACTGCGCTCTCTGGTCAGATTCCGGAGACTGAATTTTATGGAGGGTGATTTTGGCATGCGGGAGCCGATGGACGTCATATTCTGCCGAAATGTCATCATCTATTTTGACCGGCAGACACAGGAAAAGCTGATAAACCGCTTCTGCGAACATCTGGCGCCAGGGGGATACCTCTTCATGGGCCATTCAGAGACATTAAATGGACTGAATGTGCCGCTCGTTTCTGTCGGCAGCACGGTCTACAGAAAGCCGTTATGA